The following are encoded in a window of Ruficoccus amylovorans genomic DNA:
- the moeB gene encoding molybdopterin-synthase adenylyltransferase MoeB has product MGNESLSPQELSRYSRHIRLPQVGIDGQARLRKARVLIIGMGGLGSPVSLYLAAGGVGTLGMADFDKVEEHNLQRQVLHTQAAVGRPKLDSAAERLHALNPSCNLELHRGGITLDNAVELISGYDIVVDGSDNFPTRYLVNDAAFFAGRPLVYGSIFQFEGQVSLFNPRAGGPCYRCLFPQIPAPGTVPNCEQAGVFGALCGIVGSHQAMEALKHLLGVGESLQGRLLVIDALNARVRTLNVKKDPQCPLCGSEPAISGLHQHNYEFSCETDEPQTEETLMEIDIHTAKAKTESADKPVLLDVREGFEREICRIDGSAHIPLSQLPAQADALPRDQEVIVYCHHGARSLRAAKFLRERGFDKAVSMCGGIDQWAREIDPAMTRY; this is encoded by the coding sequence ATGGGCAACGAGTCACTTTCTCCTCAAGAGCTGTCCCGCTACTCTCGGCATATCCGCCTGCCGCAAGTCGGCATCGACGGGCAGGCCCGACTGCGCAAGGCGCGCGTCCTCATCATCGGTATGGGCGGGCTGGGCAGCCCGGTTTCGCTCTACCTGGCCGCCGGGGGTGTCGGCACGCTCGGGATGGCCGACTTCGACAAGGTCGAGGAGCACAACCTCCAGCGCCAGGTCCTGCACACCCAGGCCGCTGTCGGGCGCCCGAAGCTCGACTCTGCCGCCGAGCGCCTGCACGCGCTCAACCCAAGCTGCAACCTGGAGCTTCACCGCGGTGGCATCACCCTGGACAACGCCGTCGAACTGATCTCCGGCTACGATATCGTGGTGGACGGCTCGGACAACTTCCCCACCCGCTACCTGGTCAACGATGCCGCCTTCTTCGCCGGACGACCGCTCGTTTACGGGAGCATTTTCCAATTCGAGGGGCAGGTCTCGCTCTTTAACCCGCGGGCCGGAGGCCCCTGCTACCGCTGTCTTTTTCCGCAAATCCCCGCCCCCGGCACCGTCCCCAACTGCGAACAGGCCGGGGTCTTCGGCGCTCTGTGCGGGATCGTCGGCAGCCATCAGGCGATGGAAGCCCTCAAGCACCTGCTCGGCGTCGGCGAGAGCCTCCAGGGGCGCTTGCTGGTGATCGACGCGCTCAACGCCCGTGTGCGCACCCTGAACGTGAAAAAAGATCCGCAGTGCCCGCTGTGCGGGAGCGAGCCCGCGATTTCAGGGTTGCACCAGCACAACTACGAGTTTTCCTGCGAAACTGACGAACCGCAGACTGAAGAGACCCTGATGGAAATTGATATTCACACCGCCAAGGCTAAAACCGAATCCGCCGACAAGCCCGTCCTGCTCGACGTACGCGAAGGCTTTGAACGCGAAATTTGCCGCATCGACGGCTCCGCTCACATCCCGCTGAGCCAGCTCCCCGCGCAGGCCGACGCCCTCCCCCGCGACCAGGAGGTCATCGTCTATTGCCACCACGGCGCCCGCAGCCTGCGCGCAGCCAAGTTCCTGCGCGAACGCGGCTTCGACAAGGCCGTCAGCATGTGCGGCGGCATCGACCAGTGGGCCCGCGAAATCGACCCCGCCATGACCCGCTATTAG
- a CDS encoding SRPBCC family protein, with amino-acid sequence MKHRLHAELELPLPVERVFSFFADARNLQRITPDNLGFEILTPEPITMCPGTLIDYRLRISGFPMRWRTRIPVWNPPHHFVDEQLAGPYKSWVHHHHFESFDGGTRIIDDVTYELPLTPLGDLAYPLIRRRVEAIFSYRNTAIPALLLADTEA; translated from the coding sequence ATGAAGCACCGTCTGCACGCCGAGCTGGAACTCCCCCTCCCTGTCGAACGAGTGTTTTCGTTTTTCGCGGACGCCCGCAACCTGCAACGCATCACCCCCGACAACCTCGGCTTTGAAATCCTCACCCCGGAGCCGATCACCATGTGCCCCGGCACGCTGATCGACTACCGGCTGCGGATCTCCGGGTTTCCCATGCGCTGGCGCACGCGCATCCCCGTCTGGAACCCGCCGCACCACTTCGTCGATGAGCAACTGGCCGGGCCTTATAAAAGCTGGGTCCACCATCACCATTTTGAGTCGTTTGACGGCGGCACGCGAATCATCGACGATGTGACCTACGAGCTACCACTCACCCCGCTGGGCGACCTCGCTTACCCGCTGATCCGACGACGGGTCGAGGCAATCTTCTCCTACCGCAACACGGCCATCCCTGCCCTGCTACTGGCTGACACCGAGGCCTGA
- a CDS encoding GFA family protein: MKHYGSCLCGEVTYEIEGDFGHFFLCHCDRCRKDTGSAHAANLFAWQAGMKWLTGETRVKTFHLPGTRHMKSFCSDCGSALPCLQEDGALLVVPAGSLDTDVPLRPDAHICMADRANWDEALEKVRMLDGLPEG, translated from the coding sequence ATGAAGCACTACGGTTCCTGTCTCTGCGGAGAGGTTACATATGAAATCGAAGGCGACTTCGGTCACTTCTTCCTTTGCCATTGCGACCGTTGTCGGAAGGACACCGGATCGGCGCACGCAGCTAACCTGTTTGCCTGGCAGGCCGGGATGAAATGGCTGACGGGCGAGACCCGCGTGAAGACCTTTCATCTTCCGGGCACGCGGCACATGAAAAGCTTTTGCTCGGACTGCGGCTCGGCCTTGCCGTGTTTGCAAGAGGACGGAGCGCTGCTGGTGGTTCCGGCGGGGAGCCTGGATACGGATGTCCCGCTGCGGCCCGACGCGCATATCTGCATGGCCGACCGGGCGAACTGGGACGAGGCGCTGGAAAAGGTCCGAATGCTGGACGGACTGCCGGAGGGCTGA
- a CDS encoding metal-dependent hydrolase: MKLTYFGHSACLLETEEHKLLFDPFISDNPLCTVKLEDIQCDYILLTHGHSDHYGDTESISRANDAPVIATFELASYCGSKGLRTVPMNIGGSAEFPFGRVKLTSAHHSSSYPGPNGLPIYMGEPAGILVMSEGQTFYHAGDTSLTMDMKLTGELHEIDLALLPIGDHFTMGIFEAIKAVGFLKPKRVVPCHYNTFPPIETDPMAFVSKLAETEDIVCEGHVLAPGESLRF; this comes from the coding sequence ATGAAACTGACGTATTTCGGCCATTCCGCCTGCTTGCTTGAAACCGAGGAGCACAAGCTCCTGTTCGACCCCTTCATTTCCGACAACCCCCTGTGCACAGTCAAACTCGAAGATATCCAGTGCGACTACATCCTGCTCACGCACGGCCACAGCGACCACTACGGCGACACCGAGAGTATTTCCAGGGCTAATGACGCCCCTGTCATCGCGACCTTCGAGCTGGCCTCCTACTGCGGCTCCAAGGGGCTGCGAACCGTTCCCATGAACATCGGCGGTTCGGCAGAGTTCCCCTTCGGGCGGGTCAAGCTGACCAGTGCTCACCACAGTTCCAGCTATCCGGGGCCGAACGGACTGCCTATCTATATGGGCGAACCGGCGGGCATCCTCGTCATGTCCGAAGGGCAGACTTTTTATCACGCCGGGGATACCTCCCTGACGATGGATATGAAGCTGACCGGCGAACTGCACGAGATCGACCTTGCGCTGTTGCCGATCGGCGACCACTTCACGATGGGGATATTCGAGGCGATTAAGGCCGTCGGCTTCCTCAAGCCGAAGCGTGTAGTGCCCTGCCACTACAATACCTTTCCGCCCATCGAGACCGATCCGATGGCCTTCGTCAGCAAACTGGCCGAAACCGAGGACATCGTCTGCGAAGGCCACGTGCTCGCTCCCGGCGAGTCGCTCCGGTTCTAG